From a region of the Halolamina sp. CBA1230 genome:
- the lpdA gene encoding dihydrolipoyl dehydrogenase, whose amino-acid sequence MVVGDVTTGTEVLVIGAGPGGYVAAIRAAQNGLDTTLVDRDAYGGTCLNYGCIPSKALISATDVAHDARNATEMGVHADPVIHTDEMQEWKEGVVDQLTGGVEKLCKANGVNLIEGEATFVDDSTARIAHGGEGQGSESIEFEHAIVATGSRPIQVPGFEFEHEPIWSSRDALDVEDPPQELLVVGAGYIGMELSTVFAKMGVDVTVVEMLDGILPGYEDDVARPVKERADDLGIEFNFGEAASDWEETGNGVVVTTEDEDGEEHTYDAEKVLVAVGRQPVSDSLDPEAAGVEVDDNGFIHTDDQARTNVDNVFAVGDVAGEPMLAHKASKEGIVAAEVIAGEPAALDQQAIPAAVFTDPEIATVGMTEDEAEEAGFTPKVGEFPFRASGRALTTGESDGFVRIVAEEKAGFVLGAQIVGPEASELIAECALAIEMGATLEDVASTVHTHPTLAEAVMEAAENADDQAIHTLNR is encoded by the coding sequence ATGGTCGTAGGAGACGTCACGACGGGAACGGAGGTACTGGTGATCGGCGCGGGGCCGGGCGGCTACGTGGCCGCCATCCGCGCCGCACAGAACGGGCTGGACACGACGCTCGTGGACCGGGACGCGTACGGGGGGACCTGCCTCAACTACGGCTGCATCCCCTCGAAGGCGCTGATCAGCGCCACGGACGTGGCCCACGACGCCCGCAACGCGACGGAGATGGGGGTCCACGCCGACCCCGTGATCCACACCGACGAGATGCAGGAGTGGAAGGAGGGCGTCGTCGATCAGCTCACCGGCGGCGTCGAGAAGCTCTGTAAAGCCAACGGCGTGAACCTGATCGAGGGCGAAGCGACGTTCGTCGACGACTCCACCGCCCGCATCGCCCACGGCGGCGAGGGGCAGGGCTCGGAGTCGATCGAGTTCGAGCACGCCATCGTCGCGACGGGCTCCCGGCCGATCCAGGTGCCCGGCTTCGAGTTCGAACACGAGCCGATCTGGTCCTCGCGGGACGCCCTCGACGTCGAGGACCCCCCACAGGAGCTGCTCGTCGTCGGCGCTGGCTACATCGGGATGGAGCTCTCGACGGTGTTCGCCAAGATGGGCGTCGACGTGACCGTCGTGGAGATGCTCGACGGGATCCTCCCGGGGTACGAGGACGACGTGGCCCGCCCGGTGAAGGAGCGCGCCGACGACCTCGGCATCGAGTTCAACTTCGGCGAGGCCGCGAGCGACTGGGAGGAGACCGGCAACGGTGTGGTCGTCACCACCGAGGACGAGGACGGCGAGGAGCACACCTACGACGCCGAGAAGGTGCTCGTCGCGGTCGGCCGCCAGCCCGTCTCGGACAGCCTCGACCCCGAGGCCGCGGGCGTCGAGGTGGACGACAACGGGTTCATCCACACCGACGACCAGGCCCGCACCAACGTCGACAACGTCTTCGCCGTCGGCGACGTGGCCGGCGAGCCGATGCTCGCCCACAAGGCCAGCAAGGAGGGGATCGTCGCCGCGGAGGTCATCGCCGGCGAGCCGGCCGCGCTCGACCAGCAGGCGATCCCCGCAGCGGTGTTCACGGACCCCGAGATCGCGACCGTGGGGATGACCGAGGACGAAGCCGAGGAAGCTGGATTCACCCCGAAGGTGGGTGAGTTCCCGTTCCGCGCCTCCGGGCGCGCGCTCACGACCGGCGAGAGCGACGGGTTCGTCCGCATCGTCGCCGAGGAGAAAGCGGGGTTCGTCCTCGGCGCGCAGATCGTCGGCCCGGAAGCGAGCGAACTGATCGCCGAGTGCGCGCTCGCCATCGAGATGGGCGCGACCTTGGAGGACGTGGCGTCGACGGTCCACACCCACCCGACGCTTGCGGAGGCCGTGATGGAGGCCGCCGAGAACGCCGACGATCAGGCGATCCACACGCTGAACCGGTAG
- a CDS encoding ABC transporter ATP-binding protein, with amino-acid sequence MSDEHGSFSEIRQSVDGHSMKGLLRYCVPYWPRLSVGLVAAFVTRFSRLVPPIVVAAAIDRVISGNAGANGLLTQAGLLPAGEITSAAAKTAFLEQLVVIAILAYVIRSITRFVSRYLFMSTAQKVQRDLRNDTYDHIQRLSLGFFANHQTGAMMSVLNQDINRLEQFLNTEIRQAIRVIATVGGIAAVMYYYSPKLALIALAPVPIIGLASGRFLTWIEPKYRGIRETVSRLNSRLENNLGGARVIKTFNRYEFELDRVADQSETYHDEKVGAIKIRRAFFSSLRVVTGVVFVALLWVAGTDVIQYGAGNSPALTIGTLSLFFMLLRRLYSPMRRVGKTANKYQLAKSSSERVFGILGREPAVTTPEDAYVPEEVDEPRSSANRTQSDDVAGHVEFDDVTFGYDSDETVLDGIDLDVEAGQTVGLAGTTGAGKSTLLKLLPRFYDVDSGSVRVDGVDVREWDLPALREHVGIVEQNPYMFSGTAEENIAYGDLSVLSDDGEDVNERVVDAAKAAEAHEFITDLPDGYDTQIGERGVKLSGGQRQRLAIARALLNDPEIVILDEATSDVDTETEEQIQQSLDRLTEDRTAFVIAHRLSTIQDADRIVVMEEGQVAESGTHEELLRKEGDYAKLWEMQAGSEEAGAVAAADD; translated from the coding sequence ATGTCGGACGAACACGGGAGCTTCTCCGAGATCCGTCAGTCGGTCGACGGCCACTCGATGAAGGGGCTCCTGCGCTACTGCGTCCCCTACTGGCCCCGCCTGTCGGTGGGGCTGGTGGCCGCGTTCGTCACCCGGTTCTCGCGGCTGGTGCCGCCGATCGTCGTCGCCGCGGCCATCGACCGCGTCATCAGCGGCAACGCGGGCGCGAACGGCCTGCTCACCCAGGCCGGGCTGTTGCCGGCGGGGGAGATAACCAGTGCGGCGGCGAAAACCGCGTTCCTCGAACAGCTGGTGGTGATCGCGATCCTCGCGTACGTGATCCGCTCTATCACGCGGTTCGTGTCGCGGTACCTGTTCATGTCCACCGCCCAGAAGGTCCAGCGCGACCTCCGGAACGACACGTACGACCACATCCAGCGGCTCTCGCTTGGTTTCTTCGCGAACCACCAGACCGGCGCGATGATGTCCGTGCTGAACCAGGACATCAATCGGCTGGAGCAGTTCCTCAACACCGAGATCCGGCAGGCGATCCGCGTGATCGCGACCGTCGGCGGCATCGCGGCGGTGATGTACTACTACTCGCCGAAGCTGGCGCTGATCGCGCTCGCGCCGGTGCCGATCATCGGCCTTGCCTCCGGGCGCTTCCTCACCTGGATCGAGCCGAAATATCGGGGGATCCGCGAGACCGTCTCGCGGCTGAACTCCCGGCTGGAGAACAACCTCGGCGGCGCGCGGGTGATCAAGACGTTCAACCGCTACGAGTTCGAACTCGACCGCGTCGCCGACCAGAGCGAGACGTACCACGACGAGAAGGTGGGCGCGATCAAGATCCGGCGGGCGTTCTTCTCCTCGCTGCGGGTGGTCACCGGCGTCGTGTTCGTCGCGCTGCTGTGGGTCGCCGGCACGGACGTGATCCAGTACGGCGCGGGGAACAGCCCCGCGCTCACTATCGGGACGCTCTCGCTGTTTTTCATGCTGCTCCGCCGGCTCTACTCGCCGATGCGCCGCGTCGGGAAGACGGCGAACAAGTACCAGCTCGCGAAATCCTCCTCCGAGCGCGTGTTCGGCATCCTGGGTCGCGAGCCGGCGGTGACGACGCCGGAGGACGCCTACGTTCCCGAGGAGGTCGACGAGCCACGCTCGTCTGCCAATCGGACGCAGTCCGATGACGTGGCGGGCCACGTCGAGTTCGACGACGTGACGTTCGGGTACGACAGCGACGAGACCGTTCTCGACGGCATCGACCTCGACGTCGAGGCCGGGCAGACGGTCGGGCTCGCCGGCACCACGGGCGCGGGGAAGTCGACGCTGCTGAAGCTGCTCCCGCGGTTCTACGATGTGGATTCAGGTTCCGTGCGCGTCGACGGCGTCGACGTCCGCGAGTGGGATCTCCCCGCCCTCCGTGAACACGTGGGGATCGTCGAGCAGAACCCGTACATGTTCTCCGGCACCGCCGAGGAGAACATCGCCTACGGCGACCTCTCGGTGCTCTCCGACGACGGCGAGGACGTGAACGAGCGCGTCGTCGACGCCGCGAAGGCCGCCGAGGCCCACGAGTTCATCACCGACCTCCCGGACGGCTACGACACCCAGATCGGGGAGCGCGGCGTGAAGCTCTCGGGCGGGCAGCGCCAGCGCCTCGCCATCGCCCGCGCGCTGCTGAACGACCCGGAGATCGTCATTCTGGACGAGGCGACCTCCGACGTCGACACCGAGACCGAGGAGCAGATCCAGCAGAGCCTCGATCGGCTGACCGAGGACCGGACGGCGTTCGTGATCGCCCATCGGCTGTCGACGATCCAGGACGCCGACCGGATCGTGGTGATGGAGGAGGGGCAGGTCGCCGAAAGCGGGACCCACGAGGAGCTGCTGCGGAAAGAAGGCGATTACGCGAAACTGTGGGAGATGCAGGCCGGGAGCGAGGAGGCGGGTGCGGTGGCTGCGGCGGACGACTGA
- a CDS encoding AI-2E family transporter — protein MQWPREMERQRLAWWLVGLALLIVVGRFALNFVGTFVFGLFVYYGARPIAERIEDVVGHRGAAATLTVLAIVVPGLTLLGYVGLVGFRELTVALDPELLAAISERPSMPDAVRQLISDPRGYLTRLDNLGAIRDQLTTGLRQLGVLANGLVHLTLALSMSFFLLRDGNRIDAWFREEVGGEGSVPHAYVSAVDADLQTVYFGNVITVSLVTVLSVVVYNGYNAIVPSAVTLPFPTLLALLTGVATFVPLVVGKIVYVPATAYLGWLAYQDSTGLFWAPLSFLVVAFVFLDLLPQAVLRPIISGRSLHTGLVLFAYVLGAAYFGWYGLFLGPLLVVLAVQFLNVVVPELIHGDPLSPEPSAALGLGHDPEDGVDGEIDEQDAPEETTGEDGENGSDDGSE, from the coding sequence ATGCAGTGGCCTCGCGAGATGGAGCGGCAGCGCCTCGCCTGGTGGCTGGTCGGTCTCGCCCTCCTGATCGTCGTCGGCCGGTTCGCGCTCAACTTCGTGGGGACGTTCGTGTTCGGCCTGTTCGTCTACTACGGCGCGCGACCCATCGCCGAACGGATCGAGGACGTCGTCGGCCACCGCGGCGCCGCGGCGACGCTGACGGTGCTGGCGATCGTCGTTCCGGGGCTGACGCTCCTGGGGTACGTCGGCCTGGTGGGGTTCCGAGAGCTGACAGTCGCACTCGACCCGGAGCTGCTCGCCGCGATAAGCGAGCGGCCGTCCATGCCCGACGCCGTACGACAGCTGATCAGCGATCCGCGGGGGTATCTCACCAGGCTCGACAACCTCGGCGCGATCCGCGATCAGTTGACCACGGGGCTCCGCCAGCTGGGTGTCCTCGCCAACGGGCTGGTCCACCTCACGCTCGCGCTCTCGATGAGCTTCTTCCTCCTGCGGGACGGGAACCGGATCGACGCGTGGTTCCGCGAGGAGGTCGGCGGCGAGGGGAGCGTCCCCCACGCCTACGTCTCGGCGGTCGACGCCGACCTGCAGACGGTGTACTTCGGCAACGTGATCACCGTCTCGCTCGTGACGGTGCTGTCGGTCGTCGTCTACAACGGGTACAACGCGATCGTCCCGTCGGCGGTGACGCTCCCGTTCCCGACGCTGCTGGCGCTGCTGACTGGCGTCGCGACGTTCGTCCCGCTGGTCGTCGGCAAGATCGTCTACGTCCCGGCGACGGCGTACCTCGGCTGGCTGGCGTACCAGGACAGCACCGGGCTGTTCTGGGCGCCGCTGTCGTTCCTGGTCGTGGCGTTCGTCTTCCTCGATCTGCTGCCGCAGGCAGTGCTGCGGCCGATCATCTCCGGCCGCTCGCTCCACACGGGGCTGGTGCTGTTCGCGTACGTGCTCGGCGCGGCGTATTTCGGCTGGTACGGGCTGTTCCTCGGGCCGCTGCTCGTGGTGCTCGCGGTGCAGTTCCTCAACGTCGTCGTGCCGGAGCTGATCCACGGCGACCCGCTCTCGCCGGAACCCTCCGCCGCGCTCGGACTGGGTCACGATCCGGAGGACGGCGTCGACGGCGAGATCGACGAGCAGGACGCTCCCGAGGAGACGACGGGCGAGGACGGCGAGAACGGGAGCGACGACGGGAGCGAGTGA
- a CDS encoding Xaa-Pro peptidase family protein, producing MPTELPDAEYRSRLRELRGKLANTDADAAVWFSATSIQYVAGFEHVQTERPVCLAVTDERIEIVVPRLEVERVQGVDRIDAVHQYFDYPQGRPIEAVAEMLEGLGAERVAADSDGAPGVMGYDGPALSAFVDVETQSWVSRMRWEKTDAEIDLIRESAKWGNLAHRYLADYTEPGAHPATVSQRASMEASRAMLDTLGDGFVENVRGDGPAHAGYISAHETALPHGHTPNQRLERGDVLITGASANVDGYGSELERTMFVGDVSSEQEQYFDLMLEAQDIAIDALGPGVPLSYVDDQVWEFYEEQGIADLAQHHVGHNIGLGGHEPPYIDRGWGEYDHVDDADREMQPGQVYTIEPGIYTDDEGYRHSDTIAITEDGIEWLTYYPRDLESNVISG from the coding sequence ATGCCGACCGAACTCCCCGACGCCGAGTACCGCTCCCGTCTCCGCGAGCTGCGGGGGAAGCTCGCGAACACCGACGCCGACGCCGCCGTCTGGTTCTCGGCGACGAGCATCCAGTACGTCGCCGGGTTCGAGCACGTCCAGACCGAGCGCCCGGTCTGTCTGGCGGTCACCGACGAGCGAATCGAGATCGTCGTCCCGCGACTGGAGGTCGAGCGCGTTCAGGGGGTCGACCGCATCGACGCCGTCCACCAGTACTTCGACTACCCGCAGGGTCGGCCGATCGAGGCGGTCGCGGAGATGCTCGAGGGGCTGGGGGCCGAGCGAGTCGCGGCCGACAGCGACGGCGCGCCGGGCGTGATGGGGTACGATGGCCCCGCACTCTCGGCGTTCGTCGACGTGGAGACCCAGTCGTGGGTGTCGCGGATGCGCTGGGAGAAAACCGACGCCGAGATCGATCTGATCCGGGAGTCCGCGAAGTGGGGGAACCTCGCCCACCGCTACCTCGCGGACTACACCGAACCCGGCGCCCACCCCGCGACCGTCTCCCAGCGGGCGTCGATGGAGGCCTCGCGGGCGATGCTCGACACGCTGGGCGACGGGTTCGTCGAGAACGTCCGCGGCGACGGCCCGGCCCACGCGGGGTACATCTCCGCCCACGAGACCGCGCTCCCGCACGGCCACACGCCGAACCAGCGACTCGAGCGCGGTGACGTGTTGATCACCGGCGCCAGCGCGAACGTCGACGGGTACGGCTCGGAGCTCGAACGGACGATGTTCGTCGGCGACGTGAGTAGCGAGCAGGAGCAGTACTTCGACCTGATGCTCGAGGCCCAGGACATCGCCATCGACGCGCTCGGCCCGGGCGTGCCGCTGTCGTACGTCGACGACCAGGTCTGGGAGTTCTACGAGGAGCAGGGGATCGCCGACCTCGCCCAGCACCACGTCGGACACAACATCGGCCTCGGCGGCCACGAGCCGCCGTACATCGACCGGGGCTGGGGCGAGTACGACCACGTCGACGACGCCGACCGCGAGATGCAGCCGGGGCAGGTGTACACGATCGAGCCGGGGATCTACACCGACGACGAGGGGTACCGGCACTCGGATACGATCGCGATCACCGAGGACGGGATCGAGTGGCTGACGTACTACCCGCGGGATCTGGAGTCGAACGTGATTTCTGGGTAG
- a CDS encoding 2-oxo acid dehydrogenase subunit E2: MTVKEFKLPDVGEGVAEGELVSWQVSPGDTVSEGDIVAEVETDKALVEVPSRYDGTVKELFAEEGEIVPVGDVIISFEVGEVEEGDEEAEAPDTEAEPGESTDEAKTDTEEAAAAETPEGRVFAPPAARRLARELGVDIADVEGSGPGGRISEQDVRAYHESTEEHDETADETPVTPGEEEAETPPGAGASETVSASDSPEAMRETTLATPATRNLADELGVDLDAVPTEKTRDGEAFVEEEDVRAFAERKESEGAAEAAAGAEAGAASTTAEPEREETVPYRGVRRTIGEQMATSKYTAPHVTHHDTAEIDQLVETREELKGTAEEKGTRLTYMAFVLKAVVAGLKEYPILNSELDEEEGVIRLKNYYNIGIAVATDAGLMVPVVKHVDEKGLLELADEVQELAAKARDRSISREEMQGGTFTITNFGAFGGEYATPIINYPETAILGLGAVEQRPVVEEGEVVAAHTLPLSLAIDHRVIDGAEAAKFTNTVKEHLAEPTKLLL; this comes from the coding sequence ATGACGGTCAAAGAGTTCAAGCTACCCGACGTCGGCGAGGGCGTCGCCGAGGGCGAACTGGTCTCCTGGCAGGTGTCGCCCGGCGACACCGTCAGCGAGGGCGACATCGTCGCCGAGGTCGAGACGGACAAGGCGCTCGTCGAGGTGCCCTCCCGCTACGACGGCACCGTGAAGGAACTGTTCGCCGAGGAAGGCGAGATCGTCCCCGTCGGCGACGTGATCATCTCCTTCGAGGTCGGCGAAGTCGAGGAAGGCGACGAGGAAGCAGAAGCGCCCGACACCGAGGCCGAGCCCGGCGAGTCGACCGACGAGGCCAAGACCGACACCGAGGAAGCTGCTGCGGCGGAGACGCCGGAGGGCCGCGTGTTCGCGCCGCCGGCGGCCCGGCGGCTGGCCCGCGAACTCGGCGTCGACATCGCCGACGTGGAGGGGAGCGGCCCCGGCGGCCGCATCAGCGAGCAGGACGTCCGCGCTTACCACGAGTCGACCGAGGAACACGACGAGACCGCCGACGAGACGCCGGTCACCCCCGGCGAGGAGGAGGCGGAGACGCCGCCCGGCGCCGGCGCGAGCGAAACCGTCAGCGCCAGCGACAGTCCGGAGGCGATGCGGGAGACCACGCTCGCGACGCCCGCGACGCGGAACCTGGCGGACGAGCTCGGCGTCGATCTCGATGCGGTGCCGACCGAGAAGACCCGCGACGGCGAGGCGTTCGTCGAGGAGGAGGACGTCCGCGCGTTCGCCGAGCGCAAGGAGTCCGAGGGTGCCGCCGAAGCCGCCGCGGGCGCGGAAGCCGGCGCCGCCTCCACGACTGCCGAACCCGAACGCGAGGAGACGGTGCCCTACCGCGGCGTTCGCCGGACGATCGGCGAGCAGATGGCGACCTCGAAGTACACCGCCCCGCACGTCACCCACCACGACACCGCGGAGATCGACCAGCTGGTCGAGACCCGCGAGGAACTGAAGGGGACCGCCGAGGAGAAGGGCACGCGCCTGACGTACATGGCGTTCGTGCTGAAGGCGGTCGTGGCCGGGCTGAAGGAGTACCCGATCCTCAACTCCGAGCTCGACGAGGAGGAGGGGGTCATCCGGCTGAAGAACTACTACAACATCGGCATCGCGGTCGCCACGGACGCGGGGCTGATGGTGCCGGTCGTGAAGCACGTCGACGAGAAGGGGCTGCTCGAACTCGCCGACGAGGTGCAGGAGCTCGCGGCGAAAGCCCGCGACCGCTCGATCTCCCGCGAGGAGATGCAGGGCGGGACGTTCACGATCACGAACTTCGGCGCCTTCGGCGGCGAGTACGCCACGCCGATCATCAACTACCCCGAGACCGCGATCCTCGGGCTCGGCGCGGTCGAACAGCGCCCGGTCGTCGAGGAGGGTGAGGTCGTCGCAGCCCACACGCTGCCGCTTTCCCTCGCCATCGACCACCGCGTGATCGACGGCGCCGAGGCCGCGAAGTTCACGAACACGGTGAAAGAACACCTGGCCGAGCCGACGAAACTGCTGCTCTAA
- a CDS encoding alpha-ketoacid dehydrogenase subunit beta, with translation MSETQNLTLVQAVRDGLATEMELDDDVVALGQDIGKNGGVFRATQGLQSEFGESRVVDTPLAESGIIGSAVGLATGGMKPVPEIQFSGFMYPGFDQIVSHMSRYRTRSRSRFSLPMVLRAPYGGGIRAPEHHSESKEAFYAHEAGLKVVVPSTPYDTKGLLISAIRDPDPVVFLEPKLIYRAFREDVPEGDYEVPLGEAAVRREGSDVSVFTYGAMTRPTLEAAESLAEEGIDAEVVDLRTVSPMDRESIVESFEKTGRAVVVHEAPKSGGLAGEITALLQEEALLYQEAPVQRVTGFDVPVPLYAMEDYYLPNAARVEDGIREAVEF, from the coding sequence ATGAGCGAGACACAGAACCTCACGCTGGTACAGGCGGTCCGGGACGGGCTCGCGACCGAGATGGAACTCGACGACGACGTGGTCGCGCTCGGCCAGGACATCGGCAAGAACGGCGGCGTGTTCCGGGCCACTCAGGGCCTGCAGTCGGAGTTCGGTGAGAGCCGCGTCGTCGACACGCCGCTGGCGGAGTCCGGGATCATCGGCAGCGCCGTCGGCCTCGCGACCGGCGGGATGAAGCCGGTGCCGGAGATCCAGTTCTCCGGGTTCATGTACCCCGGCTTCGACCAGATCGTCTCCCACATGTCCCGCTACCGCACCCGGAGCCGGTCGCGCTTCTCGCTGCCGATGGTGCTGCGGGCCCCCTACGGCGGCGGCATCCGCGCGCCCGAACACCACTCCGAGTCGAAGGAGGCGTTCTACGCCCACGAGGCCGGCCTGAAGGTGGTCGTCCCCTCGACCCCCTACGACACCAAGGGCCTGCTCATCTCGGCGATCCGCGACCCCGACCCCGTCGTGTTCCTCGAACCCAAACTCATCTACCGCGCGTTCCGCGAGGACGTGCCCGAGGGCGACTACGAGGTCCCGCTCGGGGAAGCAGCGGTGCGCCGCGAGGGCTCTGACGTGTCGGTGTTCACCTACGGCGCGATGACCCGGCCGACGCTCGAGGCGGCGGAGAGCCTCGCCGAGGAGGGCATCGACGCCGAGGTCGTCGACCTGCGCACCGTCTCGCCGATGGACCGCGAGTCGATCGTCGAGTCGTTCGAGAAGACCGGTCGCGCGGTCGTCGTCCACGAGGCGCCCAAGTCGGGCGGCCTCGCCGGCGAGATCACCGCGCTGCTGCAGGAGGAGGCGCTGCTCTACCAGGAGGCGCCGGTCCAGCGCGTCACCGGGTTCGACGTGCCCGTCCCGCTGTACGCGATGGAGGACTACTACCTGCCAAACGCCGCGAGAGTGGAAGACGGTATCCGTGAGGCGGTGGAGTTCTGA
- a CDS encoding AAA family ATPase translates to MVEALAVASGKGGVGKTTSTLALGMALADDHDVTVVDADTGMANLCFHTGLADADTTLQDLLLDDADAAVDEAVYERFGLSLVPCGTSLSAFREADPTRLREVVAELAADTDVLLLDSAATLGSQSAVLPLVLADRTVVVLQPTIPSLSDGLKVQEYARSYGTETAGVLFNRVQDDEAIDRVADQAEQYFGGPTLSTIPESDAARAARRAGEPLLAYAPDSAAAAAYRRAADRLDLQDGDEGAVAERFRSAVIPEPP, encoded by the coding sequence ATGGTCGAAGCGCTGGCGGTCGCGAGCGGCAAGGGCGGGGTGGGGAAGACCACCAGCACGCTCGCCCTGGGCATGGCGCTCGCCGACGATCACGACGTGACCGTCGTCGACGCCGACACCGGGATGGCGAACCTCTGTTTCCACACCGGGCTCGCGGACGCCGACACCACGCTCCAGGACCTCCTGCTCGACGACGCCGACGCGGCCGTCGACGAGGCGGTGTACGAGCGGTTCGGGCTCTCGCTCGTCCCGTGTGGCACCTCGCTCTCGGCGTTCCGCGAGGCCGACCCGACGCGGCTCCGTGAGGTGGTCGCCGAACTCGCCGCCGACACCGACGTGCTCTTACTCGACTCCGCGGCGACGCTTGGCTCCCAGTCGGCGGTGCTCCCGCTGGTGCTCGCGGACCGCACGGTGGTCGTGCTCCAGCCCACCATCCCCTCGCTCTCGGACGGGCTGAAAGTCCAGGAGTACGCCCGCTCCTACGGCACCGAGACCGCGGGCGTGCTGTTCAACCGCGTGCAGGACGACGAGGCGATCGACCGCGTCGCCGACCAGGCCGAGCAGTACTTCGGCGGGCCGACGCTCTCGACGATCCCCGAGAGCGACGCCGCGCGGGCGGCCCGGCGGGCGGGCGAGCCCCTGCTCGCGTACGCACCTGACTCCGCGGCCGCGGCGGCGTACCGTCGCGCCGCCGACCGACTCGACCTGCAGGACGGCGACGAGGGCGCGGTCGCCGAACGGTTCCGCTCGGCGGTGATCCCCGAGCCGCCATGA
- a CDS encoding aspartate aminotransferase family protein, with protein MSDEPPGPAPSSTGDPSANSRPDASEVVEHAHAVVPGGAQTGLRAQAFDLGDVAFEAAEGATIRTVDDEAYTDYHLGFGPVVLGHNDDRVDRAVREELDRGVLYGAGTTPLEVDVAERLVDRLPSVERVNFCNSGTEATYHAIRLARAHTGNRKVLKFEGCYHGWHDYVDVSVYPPADRLGERYPESDGMLPEAVEATLVERFNDADAAAATIREHADELAAVILEPIPHSVGCLHPRESFLRTLREATDAHDIPLVFDEVITAFRHAPDGVQSELDVTPDLTCVAKALGNGYPVAAVGGRADIMARAGGDHESGVVVSGTYSGHPSGLAAARATLDTLDGGDVHDHLTDLGERYREGLEDLLDDHGIEGRVLGHRSIFAPQFGVTGEPRSYDDVVGLDGERFRAFAQGMFERGHFFTPNPYKRHHLSAAHDEATLEQYLDDADDVLAGL; from the coding sequence ATGAGTGACGAACCCCCCGGGCCGGCGCCCTCCAGCACCGGGGATCCCTCGGCGAACAGCCGACCCGACGCCAGCGAGGTCGTCGAGCACGCCCACGCCGTCGTCCCTGGCGGCGCCCAGACGGGGCTGCGCGCGCAGGCGTTCGACCTCGGCGACGTCGCCTTCGAGGCCGCCGAGGGCGCGACCATCCGGACGGTCGACGACGAGGCGTACACCGACTACCACCTCGGGTTCGGGCCGGTCGTACTCGGCCACAACGACGACCGGGTCGACCGTGCGGTCCGCGAGGAGCTCGATCGGGGGGTGCTGTACGGCGCCGGCACCACGCCGCTGGAGGTCGACGTCGCCGAGCGGCTGGTCGACCGCCTGCCCAGCGTCGAGCGCGTCAACTTCTGTAACAGCGGCACCGAGGCGACCTACCACGCGATCCGGCTCGCCCGCGCCCACACGGGGAACCGGAAGGTGCTGAAGTTTGAGGGGTGTTACCACGGCTGGCACGACTACGTCGACGTCTCGGTGTACCCGCCCGCCGACCGCCTCGGCGAGCGCTACCCGGAGTCCGACGGGATGCTCCCCGAAGCCGTCGAGGCGACGCTGGTCGAACGGTTCAACGACGCCGACGCGGCCGCGGCGACGATCCGCGAACACGCCGACGAGCTGGCGGCGGTGATCCTCGAACCGATCCCGCACTCGGTGGGCTGTCTCCACCCGCGGGAGTCGTTCCTCCGGACGCTCCGGGAGGCGACGGACGCTCACGATATCCCCCTCGTCTTCGACGAGGTGATCACCGCGTTCCGCCACGCGCCGGACGGGGTGCAGTCCGAACTCGACGTGACGCCGGATCTCACCTGCGTCGCGAAGGCGCTGGGCAACGGCTACCCGGTCGCGGCGGTCGGGGGGCGTGCCGACATCATGGCCAGGGCCGGCGGCGACCACGAGTCGGGGGTCGTCGTCAGCGGCACCTACTCGGGCCACCCATCGGGGCTGGCGGCCGCCAGGGCGACGCTCGACACCCTCGACGGGGGCGACGTTCACGATCACCTCACCGATCTGGGTGAGCGCTACCGGGAGGGGCTCGAAGATCTGCTCGACGACCACGGGATCGAGGGGCGCGTCCTCGGCCACCGGAGCATCTTCGCCCCGCAGTTCGGCGTCACCGGCGAGCCACGCTCCTACGACGACGTCGTCGGCCTCGACGGCGAGCGGTTCCGCGCCTTCGCCCAGGGGATGTTCGAGCGCGGCCACTTCTTCACGCCGAACCCCTACAAGCGCCACCACCTGTCCGCCGCCCACGACGAGGCGACCCTCGAGCAGTATCTCGACGACGCCGACGACGTGCTGGCGGGGCTGTAG